The window CGCTCGCTCGCGCCCGCGCGCCCGTAGAGCGTGCGGCGGTGGCCGCCGTTCAGCGATACGCCGACCAGGAAGCCGCGATCGCATGCGGGCATGTCGATATGCTCGACGTGCGCCTCGCGCATGCATTTGCGGTGCAGCTTCAGGCCGCCGGCGGCCGTTTCGATGTCCTTCGACAGCAGGCTTGCCGCGCAGCCGAGCGTGTCTTTCGGCGCTGGCGCGACCGGGGCGTCCGGCGCTGCGATGACGAGGTCGGGCATGGATTTTTTCCTGCGAGTGACTCGTGGCGCGTTACGACGAGTCGAGTTTATACGGGCACGCGTGCATTCAAAATGAATTTGTACAAAGGTCCGCTCGCGACCCTGACGATCGGCTTTCGATGCGCGGGCGCGACGGCCGCACGCCCGAACGCCCGCGCGGGGCACGTGTGCGCGGGGCCCGGCACAGTATAGCGGCGCTGCCCGACACGCAAGTGACTGCGCCGAGCGGCGCGCCGGCGCTCGCGCAGCGCATTTTTCTTCAAGATTTCCGCCGGACGTCCTTTTACACTGGGCCGTCAATTCGATATTTCCCCGCCCGGCGCGATCGCGCGCCGGGCTCCGACTTCCTGCCGCGTGAGCTGCCGCGCTCATGCGGCGGTCATCCTGAGGTACCCGGAGGCGGCCATGATCCAGATCGGGACTTTGTCGGTGGATTTCGAGCAGCGGGACATTCGCCGTCACGGCGCGCCGCTGCGCATCGGCGCACGCGCGCTCGACATCCTTGAAGTGCTGCATCGCGCCAACGGTTCCGTCGTGTCGAAGGACGACATCATGGACGCCGTCTGGCCGGGCCTGATCGTCGAGGAGAATCGGCTTCAGGTCCATGTCGCGACGTTGCGCAAGGCGCTCGGCGCGAGCCGGGACCTGATCAAGACGGTGCCCGGCCGCGGCTACCTGCTGGTCGCGAGCGCGTCGGCCGCGGCCGGGCCGGCGCCGGACGTCCCAGAGGGCGGCGAGCCTGGGCAGGGCATGTCCGCGGCCGCTGCGCCCGCTGGATCCGTTGCGCTCGTGGAGTCCGCAGCCCCCGATCTCGCCGCGCTGCCCGACGCCTCCCACGCCGTGCCGACCCCGCCGCTGGTCGGGCGCGATGCCGAGCTCGCGCAGATCGTCGCCATGTTGGCGCGCACGCCGGTCGTCACGCTCGTCGGCGCGGGCGGCATCGGCAAGACGAGCCTCGCCGCGCATGTGGCGCACGATGCGCGCTGCCACGGACGCGAGCGCGTGCTGTTCGTCGAGCTCGCAGCCGCGTCGACGCACGACGACATGCTGATCGCGATCGCGGCCGAACTCGGGCTCGACGTCGACGGCATACCGGCCGTCGAGTGCGTCGGCGACGCGTTCGCCGCGTCGCGCTGCCTGCTCGTGCTCGACAACGCGGAGCACGTCGTCGATCTGGTCGCCAACCTCGTCGAAACCCTCACCTCCGTTGCCGGGTCGCTGCGCGTGCTGGTCACGAGCCGCGAGCCGCTGCACATCTCGGCCGAAGCGGTGCTGCGGATGAGCCCGCTCGCGGTGCCGGCAAGCGATGCGTCGTTCGACGAAATCGCCCGGTGCTCGGCCGTCGCGCTGTTCCTGGAACGCGTACGCGCCGCCGCGCCGGAGTGCCCGATCGACGAAGCGGCCGTGCGGCTGATCGGGGACATCTGCCGGCGTCTCGACGGACTTCCGCTGGCGATCGAACTGGCTGCCGCGCGCGTCGCGACGCTCGGGCTCGAGTTCGTCGCCGCGCGCCTTGACGACAGGCTGAACCTGTTGACGGGCGGGTGCCGATCGGCGCCGCCGCGCCATCAGACCCTGCGGGCGACGTTCGACTGGAGCTATGTGCTGCTGGATCCGGCCGCGCGTGCACTGTTTCGCCGGATGGGCTGCTTCATCGGCCCGTTTACGTTCGACGCCGCGCGCGCGGTCGCCGCGGAGCCCGACACGTCGGCGTCGGACACGATCGCGGTGCTGGGCGAACTGGTCGCGAAGTCGCTGGTGAGCGTCGAATTCCATGGCGCATACGTGTGCTACCGGCTCACCGAGTCGACGCGCGCCTATGCGCTGGAGAAACTGCACAACGAGGGCGAGTTCGAGCGGATCGCCGCGCGCCACGCGCTGTACGAGCGCGAACATGCGCCGGCGCGTGTGGGTGTCGGCGCTGAAGCGGGCACGGACACGGACGCGGACGGGCGCGCGGCGCACGCGGACGATGCGCGGGCGGATGCGCAAGTCCATGCGCAGGCCCACGCGCAAGCCCGGATCATGGCAGCGGCCGAAGCCGAAGCCGAAGCCGAAGCCGAAGCCGAAGCCGAAGCCCAAGCCCAAGCCCAAGCCCAAGCCCAAGCCCAAGCCCAAGCCCAAGCCCAAGCCCAAGCCCAAGCCACGACCGACCCGGCGCCGCCGGCCGCCGCCATTCCCGACCCCGACCCGGACCTGTTGACGCACGCATTGCAGGAGCCCGCGCGGATGCGCGAGTCCGCCGCGCACGCGAGACAGCTGCTCGACGCGCTGGACGCAGGCGCCGCCGCCACGCTCGACGCGGGCCGCGAGATGCGGTTGCGGGCGGCGTATGCGTCGGCGCTGCTGCATACCGACGGCGACGCGCGCACGGCCGCCGCGATGTGGGACAGGACGCTCGGCCTCGCAGCCCAGGTCGGCGACGACGCATTCGACGCGCGCGCGCTGGTGGGGCTGTGGCACACCACGCTGACGCTGTCGGACATTCACGAATCGTTGCGCTATGCGACTCGCTTCGAGCGGGCAGCCGCGCGGCGCGGCGACCGGTCGCAGCGGCTGCTCGCGAACGCGATGGTCGCGACGTCGCTTCATTACCTCGGCGAGCACGCGCAGGCGCGCGAGCGGCTGGAGGCGGCGCTGGCCGCGCTGGCCGATGCCGACGAACCGCCGTGCGCCGAGGCTGCACTGGGCGTCGACGTGGCGACGCTCGGCCGGACGATGCTCACCCGGCTCGTCTGGATGCAGGGCGACCCGGAACATGCGATGCAGCTGGCCGCGCAGGCGGTCGAATGCGCGCGCCGCGGCCGTTCGGCGCTCGCGCTGTGCATCGTGCTCGGCGCCGCGGCCGTGCCGATCGCGTTGCGTTACGGCGACCACGATGCCATCTCCGACTATCTCGCGACGCTGAGATCGACGGCCGATGCGAACGGGTTCGACATCTGGCGCAGTCATGCGGAATGTCTCGCCGGCCAGTTCGACATTCAGGCCGGCCATCCCGGCGCCGGGCTCGCGCGGCTGGAACCTGCGCTGCGGCGCGTCGAAGCGAGCGGATTCCGGCGTCTGCTCGCGCCGCTGATCGTCGCGTACGCGGAAGGGCTCGCCCGCACGGGGCGAGCGGCGCAGGCGCGCGCGAAGCTCGACGCGACGCTCGTGCGCTGCCGGGCGCACGGAGAACATCTGTTCGTGCCCGAACTGCTGCGCGCCAGAGGCCTGGCGATGCTCGAACAAGCGCGCACCGCCGATACGGACCTCGCGGTCGCCTGCGAAGCGGACGGACATCGTCATCTGCTGATGGCGATCCAGACCGCGAACCGGCAGGGCGCCGCGGTGTGGGCGCTGCGCGGCACGCTGGATCTCGCCGATCACCTGATCGAGCGCGGGCAGACCGGGCAGGCGTCGTCGCTGGTCGCCGGCATCGTGCAGGACTTCGACCCGCGCTCGCGCGCGCACGACGTGCGCCGGCTGCTGCGGGTGCAGAGTTTCGTGCGTCAGGACGCGGCGCCCGTGCCGTCCCGCCCGCGCGCCCGACACGACGCCGTCGACGCGGCGCAGCAGGGGGCATGACGATGCGCGCATTCGGGGCGGCGGGGCCGCTGTGCGTCGGCGGCATGCGTGCCGCCGCGCGCGTGCCGGCCGCATTGGCGAGTGCGTACGAGCCGCGGACCGCGCGGCGCGCCGCGCACCGGAGGCCCGACAGTGCTTAGAGCGACGGAACCCGCGCACTCGGCGGATCTCGTCGTCTTCAACGGCAAGATTGCGACACAGGACGAGCGGGGCTCGTTCGTCAGCGCGCTCGCGGTGAAGGACGGGCGCATCGTCGCGACCGGCGACGATCGCGACGTGCTGCGCCATGCGGGCGTCGCCACGACGCGCATCGACCTGAACGGCCGCACCGTGATTCCCGGCTTGAACGATTCGCACCTGCAGGTGATTCGCGGCGGCCTGAACTTCAACCTGGAACTGCGCTGGGACGGCGTGCCGACGCTGGCCGATGCGCTCGACATGCTGCGTCGCCAGGTCCGGCGCACGCCCGCGCCGCATTGGGTGCGCGTCGCCGGCGGCTGGACCGAATTCCAGTTCGCGGAAAAGCGCGGCCCGACGATTGCCGAGCTCGACGCGATCGCGCCCGACACGCCGGTCTTCATCCTGCATCTGAGCGACAGCGCATTGCTGAAT of the Burkholderia ubonensis genome contains:
- a CDS encoding ATP-binding protein, coding for MIQIGTLSVDFEQRDIRRHGAPLRIGARALDILEVLHRANGSVVSKDDIMDAVWPGLIVEENRLQVHVATLRKALGASRDLIKTVPGRGYLLVASASAAAGPAPDVPEGGEPGQGMSAAAAPAGSVALVESAAPDLAALPDASHAVPTPPLVGRDAELAQIVAMLARTPVVTLVGAGGIGKTSLAAHVAHDARCHGRERVLFVELAAASTHDDMLIAIAAELGLDVDGIPAVECVGDAFAASRCLLVLDNAEHVVDLVANLVETLTSVAGSLRVLVTSREPLHISAEAVLRMSPLAVPASDASFDEIARCSAVALFLERVRAAAPECPIDEAAVRLIGDICRRLDGLPLAIELAAARVATLGLEFVAARLDDRLNLLTGGCRSAPPRHQTLRATFDWSYVLLDPAARALFRRMGCFIGPFTFDAARAVAAEPDTSASDTIAVLGELVAKSLVSVEFHGAYVCYRLTESTRAYALEKLHNEGEFERIAARHALYEREHAPARVGVGAEAGTDTDADGRAAHADDARADAQVHAQAHAQARIMAAAEAEAEAEAEAEAEAQAQAQAQAQAQAQAQAQAQAQATTDPAPPAAAIPDPDPDLLTHALQEPARMRESAAHARQLLDALDAGAAATLDAGREMRLRAAYASALLHTDGDARTAAAMWDRTLGLAAQVGDDAFDARALVGLWHTTLTLSDIHESLRYATRFERAAARRGDRSQRLLANAMVATSLHYLGEHAQARERLEAALAALADADEPPCAEAALGVDVATLGRTMLTRLVWMQGDPEHAMQLAAQAVECARRGRSALALCIVLGAAAVPIALRYGDHDAISDYLATLRSTADANGFDIWRSHAECLAGQFDIQAGHPGAGLARLEPALRRVEASGFRRLLAPLIVAYAEGLARTGRAAQARAKLDATLVRCRAHGEHLFVPELLRARGLAMLEQARTADTDLAVACEADGHRHLLMAIQTANRQGAAVWALRGTLDLADHLIERGQTGQASSLVAGIVQDFDPRSRAHDVRRLLRVQSFVRQDAAPVPSRPRARHDAVDAAQQGA